The following coding sequences lie in one Psychrobacter arenosus genomic window:
- the ispF gene encoding 2-C-methyl-D-erythritol 2,4-cyclodiphosphate synthase, with amino-acid sequence MAAMIKIGQGIDVHAFHNNGMANQYVTLAGVQIEHTHSLLAHSDGDVVLHAVADALLGALALGDIGQHFPDTDDANAGLDSRILLRHVCNLVMQAGYQLGNLDVTVMCERPKMAPHNMAMRQNLAIDLGTDVSNVSVKATTTEKLGFTGRQEGIMVSAVVLLTKIAESKSAIATPAKTTAPIIE; translated from the coding sequence GTGGCGGCAATGATTAAAATAGGACAAGGTATTGATGTGCATGCCTTTCATAATAATGGCATGGCCAATCAATACGTTACCTTAGCAGGCGTGCAAATTGAGCACACGCATAGCTTACTGGCGCACTCCGATGGCGATGTGGTCCTGCATGCCGTTGCAGATGCTTTATTAGGCGCACTGGCTCTGGGCGATATCGGCCAGCATTTCCCCGATACTGATGATGCCAATGCAGGGCTAGATTCGCGTATTTTACTGCGCCATGTCTGTAACCTCGTGATGCAAGCGGGCTATCAGTTGGGTAATTTAGACGTGACAGTGATGTGTGAGCGGCCTAAAATGGCACCGCATAATATGGCGATGCGGCAAAATCTAGCTATAGATTTAGGAACGGATGTTAGTAACGTCAGCGTCAAAGCGACCACTACTGAAAAACTAGGCTTTACGGGGCGTCAAGAAGGCATTATGGTCAGCGCGGTTGTCTTATTAACTAAGATTGCTGAGTCAAAGTCTGCTATAGCAACGCCTGCTAAGACCACTGCACCAATAATTGAATAG
- the mnmA gene encoding tRNA 2-thiouridine(34) synthase MnmA — MSDSQTTLISPALQALAPLSLADVPNPSQTRVIVGMSGGVDSSVSAVLLQQAGFIVEGLFMKNWEEDDGTEYCTAMDDLADAQAVCDKIGMVLHTANFAMEYWDRVFEHFLAEYKAGRTPNPDILCNKEIKFKAFLDYALTLGADYIATGHYTRRSVNYTNAEGMEVAQLLRGLDNNKDQSYFLHAVGGDKIAKTLFPVGELEKPEVRKIAEAHDLATAKKKDSTGICFIGERRFKDFLQQYLPAQPGEIITDDGMVIGRHDGLMYYTLGQRGGIGIGGVKDRPDEPWFVLAKDLDANRLIVGQGHQHPMMMSRSLRAYKLDWVARVPPQDIFSEQGLRCTAQSRYRQPDQACYVKAANADGSEVYAVFDELQRAVTPGQSAVFYVNEVCLGGGVICGVDEPMTV, encoded by the coding sequence ATGTCTGACTCACAAACTACTCTAATATCTCCTGCTCTGCAGGCTCTTGCTCCCTTAAGCCTTGCCGATGTGCCGAATCCCAGCCAAACTCGCGTGATAGTCGGCATGTCTGGCGGCGTTGATTCGTCGGTTTCAGCCGTATTATTACAACAAGCCGGTTTTATCGTCGAAGGCCTGTTTATGAAAAACTGGGAAGAGGACGACGGTACCGAATACTGTACAGCGATGGACGACTTAGCCGATGCCCAAGCGGTCTGCGATAAGATTGGCATGGTACTGCATACCGCGAACTTTGCTATGGAATATTGGGATCGCGTCTTTGAGCACTTCTTAGCGGAATATAAGGCGGGCCGTACCCCCAACCCCGATATCTTATGCAATAAAGAAATTAAGTTTAAGGCCTTTTTAGACTACGCGCTGACATTAGGTGCCGACTATATTGCGACCGGCCACTATACCCGTCGTAGTGTTAATTATACCAATGCAGAAGGCATGGAAGTCGCGCAACTATTACGCGGACTGGATAATAATAAAGACCAGAGCTACTTCCTGCATGCGGTCGGTGGTGACAAAATCGCCAAGACTTTATTCCCTGTGGGCGAATTAGAAAAGCCGGAAGTGCGTAAAATAGCGGAAGCGCATGATTTAGCAACCGCGAAGAAAAAAGACTCTACTGGCATTTGCTTTATAGGCGAGCGCCGTTTTAAAGATTTCTTACAACAGTACTTGCCAGCTCAGCCTGGCGAGATCATCACCGATGATGGCATGGTTATCGGTCGCCATGATGGCTTGATGTACTATACGCTCGGGCAACGCGGTGGTATTGGTATTGGCGGTGTTAAAGACCGTCCAGATGAGCCGTGGTTTGTGTTAGCTAAGGATTTGGATGCGAACCGCTTAATCGTAGGCCAAGGCCACCAGCACCCGATGATGATGAGTCGCTCACTACGAGCTTATAAGCTTGATTGGGTCGCTCGTGTGCCGCCACAGGATATCTTTAGTGAGCAAGGGCTACGTTGTACGGCGCAATCGCGCTACCGTCAACCTGACCAAGCTTGCTATGTTAAAGCCGCCAATGCGGATGGCTCTGAAGTGTATGCGGTCTTTGATGAGCTACAACGGGCGGTCACCCCCGGCCAGTCTGCGGTATTTTATGTCAATGAAGTTTGTCTCGGTGGCGGGGTTATTTGTGGTGTCGATGAGCCTATGACCGTTTAG
- the gdhA gene encoding NADP-specific glutamate dehydrogenase, with amino-acid sequence MKLQDVINDLEKRYPHQPEFIQAVKEVAITISSVYDSHPDYSRCNIFERLTEPDRTISFRINWEDDQGNIQVNRGWRVQFSNAIGPYKGGLRFHPTVNESVLKFLGFEQIFKNALTGLPMGGGKGGSDFDPKGKSDSEIRRFCYAFIRELYKYIGKDMDVPAGDIGVGGREVSYMFAMYKNLTHEYSGVLTGKGVGFGGSLIRTEATGYGAVYFLENMLGVHKDNLTNKRVLVSGAGNVSLHAAEKAASLDAIVLTVSDSKGTLYDAKGFDQEKIDWLKKQKEQRKPLEEYVAVFGGEWLAGQKPWQFEADVALPCATQNEVDIAEAKQMHENGVKYIVEGANMPLTAEAIDYVREKNIHYAPGKAANAGGVAVSGLEMSQNSVRQYRSFEDLDLQLHRIIKDIHDSAMRAALACQPEDAPCIDYMTGANIVGFSRVADALVAYGILN; translated from the coding sequence ATGAAACTGCAAGACGTTATTAACGATCTAGAAAAACGCTACCCCCATCAGCCTGAATTCATCCAGGCCGTTAAAGAAGTCGCTATTACTATTAGTAGTGTCTACGATTCACATCCCGACTACAGCCGCTGCAATATCTTCGAACGTTTAACCGAACCTGACCGCACTATTAGCTTCCGTATTAACTGGGAAGACGATCAAGGTAACATTCAAGTCAACCGTGGCTGGCGTGTCCAATTTAGTAATGCTATCGGCCCTTATAAAGGTGGCTTGCGTTTTCACCCCACCGTCAATGAGTCGGTCTTAAAATTTTTAGGTTTTGAGCAAATCTTTAAAAATGCTTTAACTGGTTTGCCTATGGGCGGCGGTAAAGGTGGTTCTGATTTTGACCCCAAAGGTAAATCAGACAGTGAAATCCGTCGTTTCTGCTACGCCTTTATCCGTGAGTTGTATAAATATATCGGTAAAGATATGGATGTCCCTGCTGGCGATATCGGTGTCGGTGGCCGTGAAGTCAGCTACATGTTTGCTATGTATAAAAATTTAACGCATGAATATAGCGGTGTATTAACCGGAAAAGGCGTTGGGTTTGGCGGCAGTTTAATCCGTACAGAAGCTACCGGTTATGGCGCGGTTTACTTCCTAGAAAATATGCTGGGCGTACATAAAGACAACTTAACCAATAAGCGCGTCCTCGTCTCTGGCGCAGGTAACGTCTCGCTACACGCTGCCGAAAAAGCGGCAAGTTTAGATGCTATCGTCTTGACCGTGTCAGACTCAAAGGGCACGTTGTACGATGCCAAAGGCTTTGACCAAGAAAAAATCGATTGGCTCAAAAAGCAAAAAGAGCAGCGCAAGCCGCTAGAAGAGTATGTCGCTGTTTTCGGTGGCGAATGGTTAGCAGGTCAGAAACCTTGGCAGTTTGAAGCCGATGTCGCCCTACCTTGCGCTACGCAAAACGAAGTGGACATTGCTGAAGCCAAGCAGATGCATGAAAACGGCGTTAAATATATCGTTGAAGGCGCGAATATGCCATTGACGGCAGAAGCCATTGACTATGTGCGTGAAAAGAACATTCATTACGCACCAGGTAAAGCGGCTAATGCTGGTGGGGTTGCGGTATCAGGCTTAGAGATGTCCCAAAACTCGGTACGCCAGTATCGCAGCTTTGAAGACTTAGACTTGCAACTGCATCGCATCATCAAGGACATCCATGATAGCGCTATGCGTGCTGCGCTAGCTTGCCAGCCTGAAGATGCCCCTTGTATAGACTATATGACAGGTGCCAACATCGTAGGCTTTAGCCGCGTTGCTGATGCCCTCGTCGCGTACGGTATCTTAAACTAA
- the purB gene encoding adenylosuccinate lyase, translated as MTSLTALSPIDGRYASKADSLRPYLSEFGLIKARVTVEIRWLQMLAENAGITELAPFDSETTAFLDKIVSDFSEADAQAIKDIESTTNHDVKAVEYFIKDQFRGNAKLEDSLEFIHFACTSEDINNLSYALMLKDSREVVLDKMQQLTDALATLAKTHADQPMLSRTHGQTASPTTLGKEMANVAYRLARQIKQFKQVELLGKINGAVGNYNAHYSAYPDIDWQQVAEQFITDSLALTFNPYTTQIEPHDYIAELFDVVRRFNTILIDFNRDIWQYISLGYFKQKLKDGEVGSSTMPHKVNPIDFENSEGNLGVANAMLAHLGEKLPISRMQRDLSDSTVLRNIGVGLAQSVIAYDACLKGIGKLEVNPARLDSDLDNAQEVLAEPIQTVMRRYRVENPYEKLKALTRGQAMTRDDMLTFVDGNELDAVAEDAKARLREMTPATYIGNAAEQARTIDTHIAKLNEK; from the coding sequence ATGACCTCTCTTACTGCGCTCTCTCCTATCGACGGCCGCTATGCCAGCAAAGCCGACAGCTTACGCCCCTATCTGTCTGAATTTGGCCTGATCAAAGCCCGCGTCACGGTAGAGATTCGTTGGTTACAGATGCTAGCTGAAAACGCAGGTATCACTGAGCTTGCTCCTTTTGATAGCGAAACAACGGCGTTCCTAGATAAGATTGTCTCAGACTTTAGTGAAGCCGATGCGCAAGCTATTAAAGATATTGAAAGCACGACCAATCATGATGTGAAAGCCGTAGAGTATTTCATCAAAGACCAGTTCCGTGGCAATGCCAAGCTCGAGGACAGCCTAGAGTTTATCCATTTCGCTTGTACTTCTGAAGATATCAACAACTTATCTTACGCTTTGATGCTGAAAGACAGCCGTGAAGTCGTACTCGATAAGATGCAGCAATTGACCGATGCGCTAGCGACTTTAGCCAAAACGCATGCTGACCAGCCTATGCTATCGCGCACCCATGGTCAGACGGCGAGCCCGACGACGCTAGGTAAAGAAATGGCGAACGTCGCTTACCGCCTCGCCCGCCAAATTAAACAGTTCAAACAAGTCGAACTTTTAGGCAAAATTAATGGCGCAGTAGGTAACTATAACGCCCATTATTCAGCCTATCCTGATATCGATTGGCAGCAAGTGGCTGAGCAATTCATCACGGACAGCTTAGCGCTTACCTTTAACCCGTACACCACTCAGATTGAGCCACACGATTATATCGCTGAGCTATTCGATGTAGTACGTCGCTTTAATACTATCTTGATCGATTTCAACCGTGATATCTGGCAGTACATTAGCTTAGGCTATTTCAAGCAAAAGCTAAAAGATGGCGAAGTCGGCTCATCAACTATGCCGCATAAAGTGAACCCAATCGACTTTGAAAACTCGGAAGGTAATTTGGGTGTCGCCAATGCTATGCTCGCGCACTTAGGTGAAAAACTGCCGATTTCAAGAATGCAGCGTGACCTATCAGACTCTACCGTATTGCGTAATATCGGTGTGGGCCTAGCGCAAAGTGTCATTGCCTATGATGCTTGCCTAAAAGGTATCGGCAAATTAGAAGTCAATCCTGCTCGCCTAGACAGCGATTTGGATAACGCACAAGAAGTCTTGGCCGAGCCAATTCAGACGGTTATGCGCCGCTACCGTGTGGAAAACCCATACGAGAAGCTCAAAGCGTTGACTCGTGGTCAAGCGATGACGCGTGACGATATGCTTACCTTCGTCGATGGCAACGAACTAGACGCGGTCGCTGAAGATGCGAAAGCACGCTTGCGTGAGATGACCCCAGCGACTTATATCGGTAATGCCGCTGAGCAAGCGCGTACTATCGATACGCATATTGCTAAGCTCAACGAAAAATAG
- a CDS encoding DUF2238 domain-containing protein, whose amino-acid sequence MLLASIQPLEWSSYLLHQAGTLLFMAAMLFAYRYLKISAHAYVLSMVFLLIHIIGARYLYSYVPYDDWTQSLFGFKLNDIFGWQRNMYDRLVHFSYGLLLFATMYEALKAVLRLPSPRQLIAITLMLNMASSMLYELFEWGIAMTLSAEDAESYNGQQGDMWDAHKDMVLALLGGIISAFVYTVTPLRTVLREP is encoded by the coding sequence ATGCTGCTCGCCAGCATTCAGCCCTTAGAATGGTCGAGCTATCTGTTGCATCAAGCCGGCACGCTGCTTTTTATGGCAGCAATGCTATTCGCCTATCGCTACCTTAAAATTAGTGCTCACGCTTATGTGTTATCTATGGTGTTTTTGCTGATTCATATCATCGGTGCTCGTTATCTCTATTCGTACGTACCTTATGATGATTGGACGCAATCGCTATTTGGCTTTAAGTTGAATGACATCTTTGGTTGGCAGCGCAATATGTACGATCGGCTAGTGCATTTTAGCTACGGGTTGCTGCTGTTTGCCACGATGTATGAGGCTCTCAAAGCTGTCTTGCGCCTGCCCTCACCACGCCAGCTAATAGCCATTACCCTTATGCTAAATATGGCCTCTAGTATGCTCTATGAGCTGTTTGAATGGGGTATTGCTATGACGCTGTCAGCAGAAGATGCGGAAAGCTACAACGGTCAGCAAGGCGATATGTGGGATGCGCATAAAGATATGGTGTTGGCATTGTTAGGCGGGATTATTAGTGCGTTTGTCTATACGGTGACGCCTTTACGGACAGTGCTGCGTGAACCCTGA
- a CDS encoding NF038104 family lipoprotein — MKTLPLIAILISTLFLQACVHKIVTVPAKVAYKTTKGVVKGTVAVGKAIIPGSSDDEDEDDKKKK; from the coding sequence ATGAAAACCTTGCCACTTATAGCCATTCTTATTAGTACGCTTTTTTTACAAGCTTGCGTCCATAAAATCGTAACCGTCCCCGCTAAAGTGGCTTATAAAACCACGAAAGGCGTGGTCAAAGGTACTGTGGCGGTAGGCAAAGCCATTATACCAGGCAGTTCAGACGACGAAGATGAGGATGATAAAAAGAAGAAGTAA
- a CDS encoding cupin domain-containing protein, protein MTSLKLCLPDTITPAQFLADYWQKKPLLIKQGLPRLIDMFEPEDILGLALDEEALARLLVNDPNPADKDAPQWTMKKSPLTEDDLAPLLEQSGSRQNHTDDELASNWTVLVQNLEQWSPELGQLWQAFDFIPQWQRDDIMVSYAPAGGSVGRHYDDYDVFLAQGFGSRRWQLGQYCDETTAFVTNEPIRIFDDMGEIIFDEVLKAGDVLYVPPKLAHYGVAVEDCLTFSFGFRRPNLMQIMDSLADVATSEQSLFVPMLLEQTLQSSGELQADSIAQIKAQLIEMLASERGDELIRQSVSEVISKRQYDLLIPEETVEDYELVEALATDAVLKIDYSSRLIYTQDTNGEPIIYANGQRLEDISLIEAQLLKHLADGGTITKEHLSTDDYEVDPATVMQWLENGWVWLDDSE, encoded by the coding sequence ATGACCTCTTTAAAACTCTGTTTGCCCGACACTATTACTCCCGCCCAGTTCCTCGCTGATTATTGGCAAAAAAAACCACTGCTCATTAAACAAGGTTTACCCAGATTAATAGATATGTTTGAGCCTGAAGATATTCTAGGCTTAGCACTAGATGAGGAAGCATTGGCGCGGCTATTGGTTAACGATCCTAACCCTGCTGATAAAGACGCCCCCCAGTGGACCATGAAAAAATCGCCCTTAACTGAAGACGATTTGGCGCCTTTATTAGAGCAAAGCGGTAGCCGTCAAAACCATACGGACGACGAGCTGGCAAGCAACTGGACGGTACTGGTACAGAATCTAGAGCAGTGGTCGCCTGAGCTTGGTCAATTATGGCAAGCGTTTGATTTTATCCCACAGTGGCAGCGTGACGATATTATGGTGTCTTACGCACCAGCAGGCGGCTCTGTCGGTCGTCATTATGATGACTACGATGTCTTTTTAGCACAAGGTTTCGGCAGTCGTCGTTGGCAGTTGGGGCAATATTGTGATGAAACTACTGCTTTTGTTACCAACGAGCCTATCCGTATCTTTGATGATATGGGTGAGATTATTTTTGATGAAGTGTTAAAGGCCGGTGACGTCCTTTATGTTCCACCTAAACTGGCGCATTATGGCGTCGCTGTGGAGGATTGCCTGACCTTCTCCTTTGGGTTTCGTCGTCCTAATTTAATGCAAATAATGGACAGCTTGGCGGATGTGGCTACCAGCGAGCAGAGCCTGTTTGTACCGATGTTATTGGAGCAAACTTTGCAGTCTTCAGGAGAATTGCAAGCAGATAGTATTGCGCAAATCAAAGCGCAGCTTATTGAAATGCTGGCCTCAGAGCGCGGTGATGAGCTGATTCGTCAGAGCGTCAGTGAGGTGATCAGTAAACGCCAATACGACCTTTTAATCCCAGAAGAAACCGTGGAAGATTACGAGTTGGTTGAAGCATTAGCGACCGATGCTGTGTTAAAAATCGATTATAGCAGTCGCCTAATTTATACTCAGGATACCAATGGCGAGCCTATCATTTATGCTAATGGGCAACGGTTAGAGGATATTAGTCTTATCGAAGCGCAGTTGCTTAAACATCTGGCGGATGGCGGTACTATAACCAAAGAGCATTTATCTACAGACGATTATGAAGTTGATCCGGCTACTGTGATGCAATGGCTAGAGAATGGTTGGGTGTGGTTGGATGATTCAGAATAG
- a CDS encoding SLC13 family permease produces the protein MSENPQKPPLDGHLPTDGNEYLFTDTFPKGTGKGLIIVAIAAIVSLIIFNTLSFDTNVNKGLAMLVFIGALWLTEAVHVTITAILVMVIGVVIGIPDFDTTSALASFSDPIIYIFFGGFALAAALHVQQLDRKIALKIISMSGGRLNIAVMLIFGATALLSMWISNTATAAMMLPLAIGMLSQIDREKDRGTFVFVLLGIAYCASLGGLGTLVGSPPNAIAAKALNLSFFDWMKFGIPTMLVLIPVLLGAMYLVLKPNLNIRINTTETQEIAWTTPRILTIVIFLVTAISWIASAKLETMLGIGKLDSIIALSAAAAVVSLGLVSWKQVSDNTDWGVLMLFGGGIALSNVLKLSGASLVMGETVASALTAAPLLLVMLAVSAFIIFLTEFASNTASAALLVPVFMAIAENMGLPSEVLVLIIGIGASCAFMLPVATPPNAIVYGTGLIKQSEMIRVGMVLNIVSVVLVGCGAYFFLL, from the coding sequence ATGTCAGAAAACCCGCAAAAACCACCATTAGACGGCCACCTGCCTACTGATGGTAATGAATACCTATTTACCGACACTTTCCCTAAAGGTACTGGCAAAGGCTTAATTATTGTCGCTATCGCCGCTATAGTCAGTCTGATTATATTTAATACCTTATCTTTTGATACCAACGTCAATAAGGGACTGGCTATGCTGGTCTTCATTGGCGCCTTGTGGCTAACCGAAGCGGTGCATGTCACCATTACAGCTATTTTAGTCATGGTGATAGGGGTAGTGATTGGTATTCCCGATTTCGATACCACCAGCGCGCTTGCCAGTTTCTCCGACCCTATTATTTATATTTTCTTCGGAGGCTTTGCTTTAGCCGCTGCTTTGCACGTACAGCAATTGGACAGAAAGATTGCCCTTAAAATTATCTCTATGTCGGGCGGACGTTTAAACATTGCCGTCATGTTGATATTTGGCGCAACGGCGCTATTGTCCATGTGGATATCCAATACGGCTACGGCTGCGATGATGCTACCGCTAGCAATCGGGATGCTGTCACAGATTGACCGAGAAAAAGACCGCGGTACTTTCGTGTTTGTTCTACTAGGTATCGCTTACTGCGCCAGTTTAGGCGGTCTAGGTACCTTGGTAGGGTCGCCGCCGAATGCTATTGCTGCTAAAGCACTGAATCTCTCCTTCTTTGACTGGATGAAATTTGGTATACCCACTATGCTGGTCTTAATCCCTGTACTATTAGGCGCGATGTATTTGGTATTAAAGCCCAATCTAAATATTCGTATTAATACTACAGAGACTCAAGAAATTGCTTGGACCACACCTCGCATACTGACGATTGTCATATTTTTAGTGACCGCTATTTCGTGGATAGCGAGCGCTAAGCTAGAGACTATGCTGGGTATAGGCAAATTAGATTCTATTATTGCTCTAAGCGCAGCGGCGGCAGTGGTGAGTTTAGGTCTGGTCTCTTGGAAGCAAGTGTCGGACAATACGGATTGGGGCGTGTTGATGTTGTTCGGTGGCGGTATTGCCCTGTCCAACGTGTTGAAGCTATCAGGCGCCTCTTTAGTTATGGGTGAGACCGTAGCCAGCGCATTAACAGCGGCGCCTTTATTACTGGTTATGTTGGCAGTTTCAGCCTTTATTATCTTCTTGACAGAGTTTGCCTCTAATACGGCTTCAGCAGCGTTGTTGGTACCTGTATTTATGGCAATCGCTGAAAATATGGGCTTACCTAGCGAAGTCCTAGTGTTAATCATTGGTATCGGTGCCTCTTGTGCCTTCATGCTACCGGTAGCGACTCCGCCGAATGCGATCGTTTATGGGACAGGTTTGATTAAACAGTCTGAGATGATTCGCGTGGGTATGGTGCTGAATATTGTTTCCGTAGTCCTAGTAGGTTGTGGCGCTTATTTCTTCCTACTATAA
- a CDS encoding OmpA family protein: MIKKIRPTRILKSLAVSASLAAALVATGCTSTLSHNINPEGQVATSDLVFPEMDKAWEKEGIFPNSENLNKVRAGVTKDDLYQLIGRPHFSERQHAKEWDYIFKFYQEDGSVEKCQFKVIFDKDNIAQQFYWQPNDCAKYAQIVKAPSGVVATPIVNEQINLAADALFDFDQWQVSNIKPSGKQSLDELAAVLRKYQTQGNSRVVITGHTDRLGDDAYNLQLSERRANTVRSYLIQQGVNAASINASGAGEANPVTMCADNLAKVALINCLQPNRRVEVMVSVYAPQQ, from the coding sequence ATGATAAAGAAAATTCGACCTACCAGGATATTAAAATCTCTAGCCGTTTCAGCCTCTCTAGCTGCTGCCTTAGTAGCTACAGGGTGTACCAGTACTTTAAGCCATAATATTAACCCTGAAGGTCAAGTAGCGACCTCAGATTTAGTATTTCCTGAAATGGATAAGGCTTGGGAAAAAGAAGGGATTTTTCCAAACAGTGAAAATCTAAATAAGGTTCGTGCCGGCGTCACTAAAGACGACTTGTACCAATTGATTGGCCGTCCGCATTTTAGTGAGCGTCAACATGCCAAAGAATGGGACTATATCTTTAAGTTTTATCAAGAAGATGGTTCGGTAGAGAAGTGTCAATTTAAAGTCATTTTTGACAAAGACAATATTGCTCAGCAGTTTTATTGGCAGCCCAATGACTGTGCTAAATATGCTCAGATAGTTAAGGCACCAAGTGGAGTAGTCGCTACGCCAATCGTCAATGAGCAAATCAACTTAGCAGCCGATGCGCTGTTTGATTTTGACCAATGGCAAGTTAGTAATATTAAACCTAGTGGTAAACAGTCTCTAGATGAGTTGGCTGCGGTGTTAAGAAAATATCAAACCCAAGGCAATAGCCGCGTAGTGATTACTGGCCATACTGATCGCTTAGGCGATGATGCTTATAATTTACAACTTTCTGAGCGCCGTGCGAATACTGTGCGGTCTTATCTAATCCAGCAGGGTGTCAATGCTGCCTCTATCAATGCTAGTGGAGCAGGGGAGGCCAATCCAGTGACTATGTGCGCTGATAACTTAGCTAAAGTAGCCCTTATTAATTGCTTGCAACCCAATCGCCGCGTGGAAGTTATGGTATCGGTCTATGCGCCGCAGCAGTAG